A region of Pseudomonadota bacterium DNA encodes the following proteins:
- a CDS encoding S8 family serine peptidase translates to MPKGVELARPAYAATQVGDVTSQGVAAMRADIGRTAFVVDGTGVMVGTLSDSYDCLGGAAAGVASGELPAGVTVLDELSPCTEATDEGRGMMEIIHDVAPGASQAFHTAFEGQASFAQGIIDLANAGAKLINDDVIYFAEPFYQDGIIAQAVDTVKGMGVAYFSSAGNEDRKAYESPLPCERRVFRHRLRAARGARFRSGCRCRYCQQITIPVGRTLTQVYQWDEPFFSVSGAPGSASDMDIVLTNVACEALVAGSAADNVGGDPFEVFGFTNGGPVTTFGVRILRLACPNPGLMKTVNVGSGSITIDQFDTKNGASWAHSAALGGLGVGAADYRDTPAFGRDLPLVETFSSAGGTPILFDTAGDRLATPEVRQQPDITAPDGADTSFFGSDTDGTGFPNFFGTSAAAPHAAGVAALMKDLVSTLTPDATYAALKATAMDMDDPSTGGFDTGFDFGTGFGLIQADAALGEVAPPPPPPPQPDLPPSPPITSHHQLRQFRYCPLTQRP, encoded by the coding sequence GTGCCGAAGGGCGTAGAGCTCGCCCGTCCCGCCTACGCGGCCACCCAGGTCGGCGACGTGACCAGCCAGGGGGTCGCCGCGATGCGTGCAGACATCGGTCGCACGGCCTTTGTGGTCGACGGCACCGGGGTCATGGTGGGCACCCTGTCGGACAGCTACGACTGTCTCGGCGGCGCCGCGGCCGGCGTCGCGAGCGGCGAACTGCCCGCCGGGGTGACCGTGCTGGACGAGCTGAGTCCCTGTACCGAGGCTACGGACGAAGGGCGGGGCATGATGGAGATCATCCATGACGTCGCCCCCGGGGCCAGCCAGGCCTTCCACACGGCGTTCGAAGGCCAGGCCAGTTTTGCCCAGGGCATCATCGATCTCGCCAACGCCGGCGCGAAGCTCATCAACGACGATGTCATCTATTTCGCCGAGCCCTTCTACCAGGACGGCATCATCGCCCAGGCGGTCGACACCGTCAAAGGGATGGGGGTGGCCTATTTCAGCTCCGCCGGAAATGAGGATCGCAAGGCTTACGAGTCCCCCCTTCCGTGCGAGCGGCGTGTTTTTCGACATCGGCTTCGGGCCGCAAGAGGCGCACGATTTCGATCCGGGTGCCGGTGTCGATACTGCCAGCAGATCACCATCCCGGTCGGCCGGACACTGACCCAGGTCTACCAATGGGACGAGCCCTTCTTCTCGGTCAGCGGGGCACCGGGCTCGGCGAGCGACATGGACATCGTGCTCACCAACGTGGCCTGTGAGGCCCTTGTTGCCGGCAGTGCTGCCGACAACGTCGGGGGCGATCCCTTCGAGGTCTTTGGCTTCACCAATGGCGGTCCCGTAACCACCTTCGGGGTGAGGATCCTGCGGCTCGCCTGTCCAAACCCGGGATTGATGAAGACGGTGAACGTCGGGAGCGGCTCGATCACGATCGATCAGTTCGATACCAAGAACGGAGCCTCCTGGGCGCATAGCGCCGCACTCGGGGGACTCGGTGTCGGCGCCGCCGATTACCGGGATACGCCCGCATTCGGGCGGGATCTGCCGCTCGTCGAGACGTTCTCGTCGGCCGGGGGCACGCCCATCCTATTTGATACCGCCGGGGATCGGCTCGCCACACCGGAGGTCCGCCAGCAGCCGGACATCACGGCGCCGGACGGGGCCGACACCTCGTTTTTCGGGAGTGACACGGATGGCACGGGTTTCCCGAACTTCTTCGGGACTTCGGCCGCCGCGCCGCATGCCGCCGGCGTCGCCGCGCTCATGAAGGATCTGGTCTCGACCTTGACGCCCGATGCCACGTATGCGGCGTTAAAGGCCACGGCGATGGACATGGATGATCCGAGTACCGGCGGTTTCGACACCGGCTTCGACTTTGGCACCGGCTTCGGGTTGATCCAGGCAGACGCCGCGCTCGGTGAGGTCGCACCGCCGCCACCGCCGCCACCCCAGCCCGACCTCCCGCCCTCGCCACCAATAACATCCCACCATCAACTCCGACAATTCCGATATTGCCCCCTAACGCAACGCCCTTGA